cccccccctgaTCAGCAATAGACTAATTGTAAACATATTAAAGAAAAACGAGTTATGAGAGAATCTATTAGGATATCATGTTTAACAAGACAATATGTCATGATCTGCCTTTCTTAGTATTTATATTGAAACTCTCTAATATTCTAGCTACTATTATTATTGTAAGCTGTCTTTGGCTAAAAAATTATCTTGCTGCATTTGCAGATGTTTACATTGAAGTTGCTAGGTTTTTTCAACATAGGATGTTTAGGTGTCATCGTTGCTGTTTCTCTTGCACTTGCAAAAGGTGCAAAGCGAGTATCACTCGTAGGATGGTTTTGTGCTGTAATCAACCTGGCTGTATTTGCTGCTCCCCTGAGCATCATGGTAATCCTCTGCATCATCTTTCTATAAAGTCTCTCAATCCTCCAAGCGAGAAAAAACCAATATGAGATCGCCGTTCTGAATTTTCTTGCTCCTGTTTCTTCCATTGGTAACgtttctccttgatttttgCTGTTGCAGGCGCAAGTAATACGAACCAAGAGTGTCGAATACATGCCATTCACCTTGTCGTTTTTCCTCACACTTTGTGCCACATCTTGGTTTTTCTACGGATTCTTCGTAAGGGATTACTACATTGCTGTAAGTATACAGCGGTTCATGAAGATTAATCATTGAGAAAAGGGAAAATATATTCCAATTGTTTTGAAGCAAAAACTTAAATTCCAAGGACTAATTTTGTCCTCTATCGATGATTCAGGTACCAAATGTAATGGGCTTCTTATTTGGAATTGTTCAAATGATTCTCTACTTCATTTACAAGGATGCAAAAAAGGACGGTGAAATAAACACAAAGCTTGAAGGGGCTATGGAACAGAAGGAAGGCAttcaaatgaatatagaaggtGTTGAAGACAAGAAATTTAGCTCAATTGAGAAGCCTAAATCCGCTGCTGCCCATAAACCTCAGGATATAGAGATGGGAAACGTGTAATAGACAGCAAATCTTAGAAACAAGACTACACTTATTAACGTATCAATAGATTCAACATATGCATGTTTCTCATAAAATAGTAGCATTGAGTTTGAGAAATAATGCAATCTAGATAGAATATGTTTTGTAACCTTTGTCTGATCTAAAAAGCTATTGATAAGGTCGCATGTGAGTCGCCCAATGTCAATTGTGTTCTACTAATTTAATGTTGGATGAGATCAGCTCCGCTGACTATAATGGAAGATCTagatttctatggattttaatcaAGTAGTAGAAGCAATAAAATATCTTGAAACAAATGATTATAATTCAATGAAATATCTTGTAATAAGTTATTTTACTTCAAAATTATAACGTTACCGTAATAAACTCAATGAAATATCCTTTAACAATGATTATACTTCAAAATTATCCTTTATAATCTAAAGTTAGGCCTAGCAAAGCAAACCCTtgaatcttcttatttttctttttgagattTTGTAACACCTGTTTCTAAAGAAGGGGATTGTGTCCTGCTTG
The Coffea arabica cultivar ET-39 chromosome 6c, Coffea Arabica ET-39 HiFi, whole genome shotgun sequence genome window above contains:
- the LOC113696549 gene encoding bidirectional sugar transporter NEC1-like; translation: MAVLSAQVLALIFGLLGNIISFLVFLAPLPTFYTIYKKKTSEGFQSIPYVVALFSASLLLYYAFLKTNALLIVTINAIGCIIETIYLSMYVLYAPKTSKMFTLKLLGFFNIGCLGVIVAVSLALAKGAKRVSLVGWFCAVINLAVFAAPLSIMAQVIRTKSVEYMPFTLSFFLTLCATSWFFYGFFVRDYYIAVPNVMGFLFGIVQMILYFIYKDAKKDGEINTKLEGAMEQKEGIQMNIEGVEDKKFSSIEKPKSAAAHKPQDIEMGNV